The Falco naumanni isolate bFalNau1 chromosome 1, bFalNau1.pat, whole genome shotgun sequence genome window below encodes:
- the CASKIN2 gene encoding LOW QUALITY PROTEIN: caskin-2 (The sequence of the model RefSeq protein was modified relative to this genomic sequence to represent the inferred CDS: deleted 1 base in 1 codon), translating into MGREQELIQAVKNGDVPGVQKLVAKIKASKSKLLGSAKRLNVNYQDADGFSALHHAALGGSLDLISLLLEAQATVDIKDSNGMRPLHYAAWQGRVEPVRVLLRAAASVNMASLDGQIPLHLSAQYGHYEVSEMLLQHQSNPCLINKAKKTPLDLACEFGRLKVAQLLLNSHLCVALLEGQSKDATDPNYTTPLHLAAKNGHKEIIRQLLKAGIEINKQTKTGTALHEAALYGKTEVVRLLLEGGVDVNIRNTYNQTALDIVNQFTTSHASKDIKQLLREASGILKVRALKDFWNLHDPTALNVRAGDVITVLEQHPDGRWKGHIHDAQKGTDRVGYFPPSIAEVISKRTGTVVPRLAPTHQRQGPPGALPAPPGGLQHLPDECPHQAAPSVPAAYGHLTPTRTGPGPDSSAGDRNSVGSEGSIGSIRSAGSGQSTEGTNGQSTSILIENARPLASTGDDLQQHLLGSEPRNGQLTSTAGPQSQQTPGSCPPGDRVFSHQFLRPEQLLEGKDAEAIYNWLSEFQLESYTANFLNAGYDVPTISRMTPEDLTAIGVTKPGHRKKISTEIGQLSIAEWLPNYIPADLMDWLSAIGLPQYHKKLVNNGYDSITIVTDLTWEDLQEIGINKLGHQKKIMLAVKKLRDLRKSLNQAEATLARRKVPGALDIVTIESLENGECQSPHTPKMTTFQDSELSYELQTAMSNSCHETLGIKSSQGMSRSQESIGVRSRGSGHSQDNVLSRHLSSPSQESLGSGESSSSSGQSCAPPRSKESTAGLPGRPSPEPYGKLVSPEGLNGYANGSGGSPLKERNLPEGTDQYARPVAQKGAGTPAVTPCTPPQTPSKATAPYVFMYPHVSLKSPTVPSLLGAEQPKTLAHAYPSVSSGQKSSLQTSAQKAFSYLHSQVGPAEPPALPPAAGAAPGTWQPGEQHGGGEGFKYKKRSHSLNRYALSDGEHEEEEGAPTSTLGSYATLTRRPGRSQMPRAALQTDAKVTRSQSFAIRAKRKGPPPPPPKRLSSVSSTLAAEADNEQPPDPERQPAAPQDVTDAAASPGDTGHSRTVKGLAAALEGTPGPSPPKPLLAPKPLHVAQDCLPRADVNNESYNGSDSSSTTLPDTGRDPFESSKPRRRTLSEPSAPMTEVAAQGGREDACSDTEEEAKPGVSSSSSQNSSSECIPFAEEGNLTIKQRPKPTGHPKADAAAPETEPGSQVVESPCPAEKEPVPPAAAKEPPVLEFNLTESDTVKRRPRFREREPLQAVLKAFSMAGQAEAGASPAPQYAQAQAVSIAGPAVPAPASQAGLAGDAFDDDSVEFRIAEIEKSILSLEKGIKKAPSPTKAPSPVELLGTAVVRTPAPDVPTKHTSVASTKLVFSGPKTIYQQVLQPSRHTVAPWAATEAVPDVVGSLAAPGSLALEAGSKVSPKPLAAAPGAALAQQRLEQTNCTLAAALQAAEKKIITAEEAESHPGAVHSAKNILEDISNMFDDLADQLDAMLD; encoded by the exons ATGGGGCGAGAGCAGGAGCTGATCCAGGCCGTGAAGAACGGGGATGTACCTGGTGTGCAGAAACTGGTGGCCAAGATCAAGGCATCCAAGAGCA agctcctgggaTCTGCCAAGCGCCTGAATGTGAACTACCAAGATGCCGATGG GTTCTCAGCACTGCACCACGCAGCCCTGGGCGGCAGCCTGGACCTCATCtcgctgctgctggaggcacagGCCACCGTTGACATCAAGGACAGCAACG GGATGCGGCCCCTGCACTATGCAGCCTGGCAGGGGCGTGTGGAGCCGGTGCGGGTGCTGCTGCGTGCTGCCGCCTCCGTCAACATGGCCTCGCTGGACGGGCAGATCCCGCTGCACCTCTCGGCACAGTATGGCCACTATGAGGTG TCAGAGatgctgctccagcaccagtCCAACCCCTGCCTCATCAACAAGGCAAAGAAAACCCCCCTGGACCTGGCCTGCGAGTTCGGGCGGCTGAAG GtggcccagctgctgctgaacagccaTCTGTGCGTTGCCCTCCTGGAGGGACAGTCCAAGGATGCCACCGACCCCAATTACACCACCCCGCTGCACCTGGCAGCCAAGAACGGGCACAAGGAGATCATCAG gcagctgctgaaggcCGGGATCGAGATCAACAAGCAGACAAAGACGGGCACAGCCCTGCACGAGGCTGCGCTCTATGGCAAAACGGAGGTGGTGCGgttgctgctggag GGCGGTGTCGACGTGAACATCAGGAACACCTACAACCAGACGGCACTGGATATCGTGAACCAGTTCACCACCTCACACGCCAGCAAGGATATCAAGCAGCTGCTGAGAG AGGCATCAGGAATCCTGAAGGTCCGAGCTTTGAAGGATTTTTGGAACCTCCACGACCCGACTGCTCTCAATGTCCGGGCAGGAGACGTCATCACG GTCCTGGAGCAGCATCCGGACGGGCGGTGGAAGGGGCACATCCATGATGCTCAGAAAGGCACCGATCGCGTTGGGTACTTTCCCCCCTCCATCGCCGAAGTCATCAGCAAGCGAACAG GCACGGTTGTCCCCCGCCTGGCACCCACACACCAGCGCCAGGGTCCCCCCGGGGccctcccggcc ccccccggcgggctgcagcacctccccGACGAGTGTCCTCACCAGGCAGCCCCAAGCGTCCCAGCGGCCTATGGCCACCTCACCCCAACCCGGACGGGCCCGGGCCCTGACAGCTCAG CAGGAGACAGGAACAGCGTGGGCAGCGAGGGCAGCATCGGCAGCATCCGCAGTGCTGGCAGCGGCCAGAGCACCGAGGGCACCAACGGGCAGAGCACCAGCATCCTCATCGAGAATGCCAGG CCGCTGGCCTCCACTGGTGACGACCTCCAGCAACACCTTCTGGGATCGGAGCCGCGCAACGGGCAGTTGACCTCCACAGCAG GGCCACAGAGCCAGCAgaccccaggcagctgccccccTGGAGACAGGGTCTTCTCCCACCAGTTCCTGCGGCCTGAGCAGCTCCTTGAGGGGAAG GATGCAGAAGCCATTTACAACTGGCTCAGTGAGTTCCAGCTGGAGTCGTACACGGCCAATTTCCTCAACGCTGGCTACGACGTCCCCACCATCAGCCGCATGACCCCAGAG GATCTGACAGCCATCGGTGTGACCAAGCCGGGCCACAGGAAGAAGATCTCCACCGAGATCGGGCAGCTCAGCATCGCTGAGTGGCTGCCCAACTACATCCCG GCTGACCTGATGGACTGGCTCAGCGCCATCGGGTTGCCTCAGTACCACAAAAAACTGGTGAACAACGGCTATGACTCCATCACCATCGTGACAGACCTGACGTGGGAGGATCTGCAAGAGATCGGCATCAACAAGCTGG GCCACCAGAAGAAGATCATGTTGGCTGTCAAGAAGCTCAGAGACCTCCGCAAAAGCCTCAACCAAGCAGAAGCAACTCTGGCAAGACGCAAAGTCCCAGGTGCCCTGGACATCGTCACCATCGAGTCACTGGAGAACGGGGAGTGCCAgtccccacacacccccaaaatGACGACCTTCCAGGACAGTGAGCTCAGCTATGAGCTGCAGACAGCCATGTCCAACAGCTGCCACGAGACGCTCGGCATCAAGAGCAGCCAGGGGATGTCACGGAGCCAGGAGAGCATCGGGGTGCGATCCCGGGGCTCAGGGCACTCGCAGGATAACGTGCTGTCCCGGCACCTCTCCAGCCCCTCGCAGGAGAGCCTGGGCAgcggggagagcagcagcagcagcgggcagTCCTGCGCACCGCCCCGCAGCAAGGAGAGCACGGCCGGCCTGCCGGGACGGCCCAGTCCCGAGCCCTACGGGAAGCTCGTCTCCCCCGAGGGGCTGAATGGCTATGCCAACGGCAGCGGGGGCAGCCCTCTCAAGGAGAGGAACCTGCCTGAAGGCACGGATCAGTACGCCCGGCCGGTGGCTCAGAAAGGTGCTGGGACACCAGCAGTCACCCCCTGTACCCCTCCCCAGACCCCCAGCAAGGCGACGGCCCCATACGTCTTTATGTACCCACACGTCTCCTTGAAATCCCCGACGGTCCCTTCCCTCCTGGGAGCGGAGCAGCCCAAGACCCTGGCACACGCGTACCCCTCTGTCTCCTCCGGACAGAAGAGCAGCCTGCAGACATCGGCTCAAAAAGCCTTCTCCTACCTGCACAGCCAGGTCGGCCCCGCAGAGCCGCCTGCTTTGCCACCcgcagctggggcagccccgggcacCTGGCAGCCCGGGGAGCAGCATGGTGGGGGCGAAGGCTTCAAGTACAAGAAGCGTTCGCACAGCCTGAACCGCTACGCGCTGTCAGATGGGGAGcacgaggaggaggagggggcacccaccagcaccctggGCTCCTACGCCACCCTGacgcggcggccgggccggagCCAGATGCCGCGAGCCGCTCTGCAGACGGACGCCAAGGTGACCCGCAGCCAGTCCTTCGCCATCCGGGCCAAGCGCAAGGGGCCTCCGCCGCCACCTCCCAAGCGCCTCAGCTCCGTCTCCAGCACCCTGGCTGCCGAGGCAGACAACGAGCAGCCCCCTGACCCCGAGcggcagcctgcagccccccaggacgTGACTGacgctgctgccagccccggtGACACCGGCCACAGCAGGACAGTGAAGGGCCTGGCAGCTGCGCTGGAGGGGACACCGGGGCCGAGTCCACCCAAGCCCCTTCTGGCCCCAAAACCGCTGCACGTGGCTCAGGACTGTCTCCCCAGGGCAGATGTGAACAATGAGTCCTACAatggcagtgacagcagcagcaccacactTCCCGACACCGGCAGGGACCCCTTTGAGAGCAGCAAGCCACGGAGACGGACGTTGAGTGAGCCCAGCGCTCCCATGACAGAGGTGGCTGCGCAGGGCGGGCGGGAGGATGCCTGCTCGGACACAGAGGAGGAGGCTAAGCCAGGGgtctcctcctcatcctcccagAACAGCTCCAGCGAGTGCATCCCCTTTGCAGAAGAAGGCAACTTAACCATCAAACAGCGACCAAAGCCCACCGGGCACCCCAAGGCTGACGCGGCTGCGCCAGAAACAGAGCCCGGTTCCCAGGTGGTGGAatccccctgtcctgctgagaaGGAGCCGGTGCCGCCCGCTGCCGCCAAGGAGCCGCCTGTGCTGGAGTTCAACCTCACCGAGTCGGACACGGTGAAGCGCCGGCCCCGCTTCAGGGAGCGGGAGCCGCTGCAGGCGGTGCTGAAGGCGTTCAGCATGGCGGGGCAGGCGGAGGCGGGCgccagccctgcaccccagtATGCCCAGGCCCAAGCAGTGAGCATCGCGGGCCCCGCTGTGCCGGCACCGGCGTCACAGGCTGGGCTGGCCGGCGATGCCTTCGACGACGACAGCGTAGAGTTCAGGATTGCCGAGATAGAGAAAAGCATCTTATCACTGGAGAAGGGGATCAAGAAGGCACCGAGCCCCACCAaggcccccagccccgtggaGCTGCTCGGCACTGCCGTAGTGAGGACACCCGCTCCAG ACGTCCCCACCAAGCACACCTCCGTGGCGTCCACCAAGCTAGTCTTCTCCGGGCCCAAGACCATCTACCAGCAGGTCCTGCAGCCCTCCCGCCACACTGTTGCTCCCTGGGCGGCCACCGAGGCAGTGCCAGATGTGGTGGGGTCCCTGGCCGCCCCTGGCTCGCTGGCgctggaggcaggcagcaagGTGTCCCCGAAGCCTTTGGCCGCTGCCCCGGGGGCCGCGCTGGCCCAGCAGCGGCTGGAGCAGACCAACTGCACCCTGGCTGCCGCGCTGCAGGCGGCCGAGAAGAAGATCATCACAGCGGAGGAGGCGGAGAG ccaccccGGGGCCGTGCACTCGGCCAAGAACATCCTGGAAGACATCAGCAACATGTTCGATGACCTGGCCGACCAGCTGGACGCGATGCTGGACTGA